The Oncorhynchus nerka isolate Pitt River linkage group LG12, Oner_Uvic_2.0, whole genome shotgun sequence genome contains the following window.
tcctttgtaatgttcctaagatctgttatttgtcatgtgagttgagatgggtgtgtcttggctataaatgatactaagaactgttttgtaagcactctcagagaattcatttatagacactgaattgatctgagagtcacagggttgtgatggagctcataataattaaagatggactttatgataactctgacttgtgtggtgGTTTggtctcatgatttggtaaatacaggaaatttccactacATTGTTTACTTCCAATGTGGCTTGAATGTTGGCTGTATCACATATACATGATATAATATGAATCCATTTCTTATCGCCCCTATAATGTTCTGCAGAAATCCTGGGTGCCTGTTTGTCAGTGCTGTCCATCTGGGCTGTGACAGGAGTGCTGGTGTTCATCGCCGTTCAGAGGATCCTTAACGATGACTTTGAGATCCACAGCCAGATCATGCTCATTACCTCAGGCTGTGCTGTGGGGGTCAATATCTTGTGAGTAAAGCTATGAATGTCTGTTTTGTCAATATACATTTTTTATTGGCCTTCATGGGATTGGTTGTGAAGGTGTGAGAGAcatagactggtcccagatctgtttgtgctctcttGCTCACTACTATGGTAATTGTAGAACTTGGCAATACAGCATAAAAAGATCTGGACGAGACCTGGTCAGTTGTAGATAATTGGCTGCTCTTCTAACAATAGGCTTTGTTTGTTTGTGAAGAATGGCCCTAATCCTCCATCAGTCCAGTCACAGCCACGGTCCCTCCTACCACCGACCCCATGACAACACAGTCAACCTGTCACACGGCCACTCTCACGGACTCCCTGGTGGCCATGGCAACACCAGCGTGAGAGCGGCTTTTATCCATGCAGTAGGGGATCTGTTGCAGAGTCTGGGGGTACTGCTGGCTGCTACCATTATACACTTCTGGGTCAGTGATGCTGTCGACTTCACTTGCCTTCTTCCTTTTAGCTCATAGTGGAGCAAAATGCCTTCACAGTTATTCTTCAGAAAACCCCAGCCGTCAACAGGCGAACGGTAGGATGAGATATTTATGCAGCAGAATACGTTAACCGtacttactgtaggctatacctgCAACTAACCAtacttactgtaggctatacctgCAACTAACCATACTTACTGCAGGCTATACCTGCAACTAACCATACTTACTGCAGGCTATACCTGCAACTAACCATACTTACTGCAGGCTATACCTGCAACTAACCATACTTACTGCAGGCTATACCTGCAACTAACCATACTTACTGCAGGCTATACCTGCAACTAACCAtacttactgtaggctatacctgCAACTAACCAtacttactgtaggctatacctgCAACTAACCAtacttactgtaggctatacctgCAACTAACCATACTTACTGCAGGCTATACCTGCAACTAACCAtacttactgtaggctatacctgCAACTAACCATACTTACTGCAGGCTATACCTGCAACTAACCATACTTACTGCAGGCTATACCTGCAACTAACCATACTTACTGCAGGCTATACCTGCAACTAACCATACTTACTGCAGGCTATACCTGCAACTCTGGCTAATATTTAGAGGAAAACGACGGTTGATTTGAACGTGTCATCTCTTTTTATCCCCAACAGCCTCAGTATAAAATAGCAGATCCCATTTGTACCTTCATGTTCTCTATATTTGTGCTGGGAACAACTGTCACTATCCTGAAGGACGTCTTCAGGATACTCATGGAAGGTGAGTACACAGCTCATCATCCAAACCTTGAAGTAAATACTTTGGCCTCTGTATTTATCATTCTGGACCTTGAAAGTGTGTGACCAagttaaacaacaacaaaaaagagaaTTAAAGGCTTTTGTAACATGGTTATTGGATGTAATAGTCTCACTGTATAGCATGTTATCACAAGCATACTTAGTTTTTTTTTGTGGGACTTTCTACAGGGGTTCCTAAAGGTATCGACTTCAATACTGTGAGAGAAATGCTGCTGTCGCTGAGAGGAGTCAAGACCACACACAACCTTCACATGTGGGCCCTCACATTGAGCCAGTCACAGCTCTCTGTACACGTGGCTATAGGTACGCACATGCTTGCACAGACTAACACTACAATACTCTGTCTGTACAATACACTCATGGTCAGACAGACGTACTTGAcaagcatgcgcacacacacacacacacacacacacacacacacacacacacacacacacacacacacacacacgtgagctCCAACCTATGAACATACCATCACCACatgcaacaacaaacaaacatcTGAATATTCTGTCAGTTGTTAATCAGGAACACCTCAGTATTGGTGGTTTGTCTTTCTGTTGATGTGACTAAAAATCTCACCAAAAAGAATAGAATCCATATTCCTTTTTGTTTTGTTCTAAAGAGGAAGATGCCAGTCCCCAGCAGGTACTCATGGATGCTACCAAGCTGCTCCAGTCAGAGTTTGGTTTCTCCAGCATCACCATCCAGGTAGAGCAGTATGCAGAGGAGATGATCTATTGCATGCAGTGCCAGGACCCCACGGACTGACATCACTATCACCATGGGGGTTGAGACTGAACTATAGGGGCCACTATGGGAGATTGTCTGACTGAATACACCATGGAGGTTATTTGAGAACCCTGTACAAAATCTAGCATGTGCTGGCTAACTACTCGATTGAGATTTGTTAACAGTCTGTCATGACAGATCACTAGTGGGGCTAAAGACTCTATGGACAAGAGAGGTTTCTCTACCCTATTAGAGCGAAGAATTCCTCCCagtctgtactgtatgtctgttacaGTATGCCGTGTGAGGTCACACGACTTCAACAGGGTGGTACTGTAGATTACACACTGGGACGTGAGGTGCTATCACGTCATTTTCCTTAACGTAGCACTTCTGTGGGAAAAGCTCCTGTTTCGATCAATATTGGTTTTTCTAGTaagataacagacagatagacaAGGTCAACAGAAAGTGTCATTGTCACACATAATGTTTTATGTAAAAGATCTGGTCGTGTTTAGATAATTACGTGTATCATATTTatttagtttatattatataacaGGTGTGGTATATTAACATAAATACTGAAACATTTCAATCTCGAACATTGTTTTTTTAAACCTTTCAGTTTGTAGACCTTTCAGTTGCCTTATTTCCCTCTTACATTCTTACTGATTTACTACCAAGGTGAGACCATGGTGATTGAGGGACTTCCCAGAGAGTGTGAGATTCAATCCAAGGCGTTTTATAGACCAGCACACTGGTAATCCAACAATGCGCCTTTGAAAGTTAATTTCCCTGACGTCCGTGGAGATCACATTCAATGTAAACATTGTGCATGTCAACTCAAGCATAAATTACCTTTAAAAGAGTCAAGAACCACGTTTACACTGCTCTGTAAACGTGCCTTGGATTGAATCCAGGACTTAGTTGTTCAGGCTCTGAGTAATGTGTTGAACCTGAGGAACAGACGCACGCCGCTCTGTGTCGTCACCTCCATCACCATCTCCAAGGGAACCTCTTTTACCTTACTGATGTACTCAGCACAGACAGAGATGTTCTTCGGCTCATTTCTCACCTACAGTATGTTTAAGACACAAAAGCAGAGATGAGAGTAGTGCTGTAAAATATTCTTAGCTGTATAAATTATTTTCCAACATTATTTGATGTACGACCACTTTCAAACCGGGATAAAGTCAATGGTATATGGATGTCAATTTATACTCTATCCTTTGATTTTCTCTGATGGTGTTTTGGACTTTGTTTTTCTCTGACTGTGTGTTTTACCTTGTTTTTCTCTGACAGTGTGTTTTACCTTGTTTTTCTCTGACAGTGTGTTTTACCTTGTTTTTCTCTGACTGTGTGTTTTACCTTGTTTTTCTCTGACAGTGTGTTTTACCTTGTTTTTCTCTGACAGTGTGTTTTACCTTGTTTTTCTCTGACTGTGTGTTTTACCTTGTTTTTCTCTGACAGTGTGTTTTACCTTGTTTTTCTCTGACAGTGTGTTTTACCTTGTTTTTCTCTGACTGTGTGTTTTACCTTGTTTTTCTCTGATGGTGTTTTGGACTTTGTTTTtctctgactgtgtgtcagtAAATAAATGAACACAGCAACACCCCTGTGTGTTTCTCTGGCCCCAAGGCAGGTAAACCAGTTTCTAGACACGTGCTCTCCAACGGCAGCTGTTTCACCAGGTTCTGCTTCTTGTGAGAAAACACATAAAGAAAGGAAGAAAAAATGCACTTTGTTCAGATAAAATGCATGAAACAATAATTATTGTTGAAACAAAGTGAACAAGTGCTGTGGTGTTACACCTACTCAGTGTgagaaaacaaatcaaatcactaTTTATTTAAGGTGTACTTAACAAAAGCCTCGATACAGAAAATTATAATCATTTTTGAAAAAGAAAGTGCATTATGCTCGGAATACATTTCTTGTGTAAAGTACAATACTAGTTCCCTTTTGAAGGGAACAATAGTGTTCTCTATCAGTCATACAACAAGGCATTATTCTTTACCTGCTCCTCACTATAGGTGGAGGAATGGAGAAGTACTCAGCTCTCACGCCCACCATGGCAACCATCAATGACACTCCGAGCATtgactacaatacagtatataaatgagtaaaacagtatgtgaacattgttaaagtgactagcattccattattaaagtgaccagtgattccatgtctttgTACATAGGGCAGCTGCCTGTAAGGTGCAATGTTGAGTAACTgtgtggtagccggctagtgacagtgactaagttcagtatcgggtggtagccggctagtgacagtgactaagttcagtatcgggtggtagccggctagtgacagtgactaagttcagtactgggtggaggccggctagtgacagtgattaAGTTCAGTACTGGGTgatagccggctagtgacagtgactaagttcagtactgggtggtagccggctagtgacagtgactaagttcagtactgggtggaggccggctagtgacagtgattaAGTTCAGTACTGGGTgatagccggctagtgacagtgattaAGTTCAGTACTGGGTgatagccggctagtgacagtgattaAGTTCAGTACTGGGTGGtaagccggctagtgacagtgactaagttcagtatcgggtggtagccggctagtgacagtgactaagttcagtactgggtggtagccggctagtgacagtgactaagttcagtaccgggtggtagccggctagtgacagtgactaagttcagtaCCGGGTGGTAGacggctagtgacagtgattaAGTtcagtaccgggtggtagccggctagtgacagtgactaagttcagtaccgggtggtagccggctagtgacagtgactaagttcagtactgggtggaggccgactagtgatggctatttaacagtctgatggccttgaaatagaagctgtttttcagtctctcggtaccAGCTTTGAtggacctgtactgacctcgccttctggatgatagcggggagaacaggccgtggctcgggtgatggatgtccttgatgatcttcttggctttCCTGTAAGattgggtgctgtagatgtcctggaggtcaggcaatgtgcccccggtgatgcgtggGGAAGACCGCACCACCCTACGGTTGCGGACAGTGCAATTGCCATtccaggcgatgatacagcccgacaggatgctctcaatggtgcatctgtaaaagtttgtgagggtcttaggggcctagctgaatttcttcagcccccttcaccacactgtctgtgtgggtggaccatttcagattgtcagtgatgtgtacgctgaggaacttgaagcttttcaccttcacTGCGGTCCAGATGAGGgcgtctcctgaagtccacgatcggctcctttgttttgttgaggttgaggttattttcctggcaccactccaccagggccctcacctccatgtcggccgtctcatcattgttggtaatcaggcctactactgttatgtcgtctgcaaacttgatgattgaattgGAGGTGTGCGTGGCTACGCATAGGTGAGTCATtgcttcctaccttcaccacccggTGGCgccccatcaggaagtccatgaCCTAGTTTGCATCGTCTGtagatctattggggcggtatgcaaatttaattgggtctagggtttcaggtaaggtggaggtgatatgatctttAAATaccctctcaaagcacttcatgatagtcatttagttcagttgtcTTTGCTCTCTTGGGTAcatgaacaatggtggacatcttgaagaaagtggggacagcagactgggaagaGAGCCAAATATAGGAGAGCCAAATATAGGCTATATCGCAAACAATTAACCAAATTGTATTTCTGGTGGGCTAAAATGGTTCATGTGGTTCTCCTAACATTTTAAAGTTaggctttatttttttattttttggaaGCCCTGCCTGCACTTCAGATCGCCAAATCAGTTTTTAAATGGTATGGTCATACTTGTCTAGAAAACATCCATCCGTTTATATCATCATGACAAAGTATATACTTTGACAAAGTAtatacaacacaatgtaactccaagtcaatcccacttctgtgaaatcaaactgtccacttaggaagcaacactgattgacaataaatgtcacatgctgttgtgcaaatggaatagacaacaggtggaaattataggcaattagcaagacacccccaataaaggagtggttctgcaggtggtgaacaCAGACCACTTcacagttcctatgcttcctggctgatgttttggtcacttttgaatgctggcggtgctttcactcaagaccatttcgaggacagcttttttccatctacgtaacattgcaaaaatcagagtttctgtccaaaaatgatgcagacaaattaatccatgcttttgtcacttctaggttagactactgcaatgctctattttccggctacccggataaagcactaaataaacttcagttagtgctaaatacggctgctagaatcctgactagaaccaaaaaatgtgatcatattactacagtgctagcctctctacactggcttcctttcaaagcaagggctgatttcaaggttttactgctaacctacaaagcattacatgggcttgcttctacctatctctctgatttggtcctgccgtacatacctacacgtatgctacggtcacaagacgcaggcctcctaattgtccctagaatttctaagcaaacagcttgaggcagggctttctcctatagagctccatttttatggaacggtctgcctacccatgtcagagacgcaaactcggtctcaacctttaagtctttactgaagactcatctcttcagtgggtcatatgattgagtgtagtctggcccaggagcgggaaggtgaacggaaaggctctggagcaacgaaccgcccttgctgtctctgcctggccggttcccctctttccactgggattctctgcctctaaccctattacaggggctgagtcactggcttactggggctctctcatgccgtccctggagggggtgcgtcacctgagtgggttgattcactgttgtggccatcctgtctgggttggcgccccccccttgggttgtgccgtggcggagatctttgtgggctatactcagccttgtctcaggatggtaagttggtggttgaagatatccctctagtggtgtgggggctgtgctttggcaaagtgggtggggttatatccttcctgtttggccctgtccgggggtgtcctcggatggggccacagtgtctcctgacccctcctgtctcagcctccagtatttatgctgcagtagtttatgtgacgGGGGGCTGGggacagtttgttatatctggagtacttctcctgtcctattcggtgtcctgtgtgaatctaagtgtgtgttctctaattctctccttctctctttctttctctctctcggaggacctgagccctaggaccatgccccaggactacctgacatgatgactccttgctgtccccagtccacctggccatgctgctgctgcagtttcaacttccacctgactgtgctcctgctccagtttcaactgttctgccttattattattcgaccatgctggtcatttatgaacatttgaacatcttggccatgttctgttataatctccacccggcacagccagaagaggactggccaccccacatagcctggttcctctctaggtttcttcctaggttttggcctttctagggagtttttcctagccaccgtgattctacacctgcattgcttgctgtttggggttttaggctgggtttctgtacagcactttgagatatcagctgatgtacgaagggctatataaataaatttgatttgatttagtggtagcatgagacggagtctacaacccacacaagtggctcaggtagtgcagctcatccaggatggcacatcaatgcgagctgtggcaagaaggtttgctgtgtctgtcagcgtagtgtccagagcatggaggcgctaccaggagacaggccagtccatcaggagacgtggaggaggccgtaggagggcaacaacccagcagcaggaccgctacctctgcctttgtgcaaggaggagcaggaggagcactgccagagccctgaaaaacgacctccagcaggccacaaatgtgtatgtgtctgctcaaacggtcagaaacagactctatgagggcctgacgtccacaggtgggggttgtgcttacagcccaacaccgtgcaggacatttggcatttgccagagaacaccaagattggaaaattcgccactggcgccctgtgctcttcacagatgaaagcaggttcacactgagcacatgtgacagacgtgacagggTCTGGAgaagccgtggagaacgttctgctgcctgcaacatcctccagcatgaccggtttggcggtgagtcagtaatggtgtggggtggcatttcttcgggggggcgcacagccctccatgtgctctccagaggtagcctgactgccattaggtaccgagatgagatcctcagaccccttgtgagaccatatgctggtgcggttggccctgggttcctcctaatgcaagacaatgctagacctcatgtggctggagtgtgtcagcagttcctgcaagaggaaggcattgatgctatggactggcccgctccttccccagacctgaatccaattgagcacatctgggacatcatgtctcgctccatccaccaacagactgtccaggagttggcggatgctttagtccaggtctgggaggagatccctcaggagaccatccgccacagttcctgcaagaggaaggcattgaggagaccatccgccacagttcctgcaagaggaaggcattgatgctatggactggcccgactggtccccagacctgaatccaattgagcacatctgggtcatcatgtctcgctccatccaccaacgccacgttgcaccacagactgtacaggagttggcggatgcttaagtccaggtctgggaggagatccctcaggagaccatccgccacctcatcaggagcatgcccaggcgttgtagggaggtcatacaggcacgtggaggccacacactactgagcctcattttgacttgttttaaggacattacatcaaagttggatcagcctgtagtgtggttttccactttaattttgagtgtgactccaaatccagacctccataggttgataaatttgatttccattgataatttttgtgtgattttgttgtcagcacattcaactatgtaaagaaaaaagtatttaataagaatatttcattcattcagatctaggatgtgttattttagtgttcccttttatttttttgagcagtgtatttcccTCTGATGTGCTCAATCTGAACAGTGTACCAAATTATTCAACTCAGTTTCTCCTTCAAGTACCATCTTGCAATGCGCCCTATGTGTCTGTGGGAAATGTGGGAAAGGGCTTTTGTTTCTATAGTAATGTACTCTGCACTTGCTCTGGGCAGAGACAAACTGCAAATTGAACTCTTTGTGAGAGACTCTTAAATTGATACTGCAATTTGTTTAGGCAATTTTTACAGCAAGctagctacttcacatgctgatattgacattggtattattgtgtgtagttATGTTTGCTCGCTAGCTACCTAGGATTTTATCAGATTACTTTTTCATTTTCCGTTTTCGCAAATATTAGGCTTTAGGGGGTAACTAGCCCCCCCCTAAGAACATTGTCTAATGGCTGAAACAAAAAAGCAATGTTTGGGGAAAAAAATGGTATGTGGATGAAGGTCACCCCCCTACACATTCATCAAACataggctcctgagtggcgcagtggtctaaggcactgcatctcagtgcaagaggcgtcactacagtccctgggtcaaatccaggctgcatcacctcCGCCTgtgattggtagtcccatagggaggcgcaTAATTGTCCTAGATTTATCCAGggttggccatcattgtaaatacgaatttgttcttaactgacttgcctagttaaataaataaaataaaaaaacattattaCTTTACTCAAACATTATCTTATTTTTTCTCTCTAAACAAGTGGattatttaaaaaacaattatAGATCTAACTTCATTGGAATATATCTACAACTTttattaaatgtaaaaaaatgtattcaatttaccACAAAATCGTTTGTTTGAAATATCTCCAAAAGTTGTGCCGACACAGAGGACATGTTTTTGTTGAGCAATAGCAGTGGCAGCCATGgaaaattatttggtgacatcttgtattttcaaataaaatgtttattggtcacatacacatgtttagcagatgtttatGTGAATCACAATCCAATACATCTGGATTGTGACGATTTAAGATGCATTTGATACATTTGTGGTATGAATGTACAaattacataaataaaatcacttCCAATTTCATTTTACTAATCCTTTAATTGTTATAAAATATTTTTACAACATAATTGTATCCACAACCGCCACAGGGGAATGTAAAACTGTAATGATACATAGTCCGTTTCAGATGAGAACAAAGATGATCATTTTGGCCGATCAGCGGTACACGAGCCCCATCTGCTGCTGCCAACCAGTGACATGACGTAAGATTTCAAAGAGCGGGATTCAATCATGTGATCATTTGACAGACAAGAAGCGCGTGCGCTATAGAGGAGGGAGGCGAATATTGAGTGTATTGCTCTCTGACTGTACACTCAACCTTGAAAGGATACAATCAAATTAAAGatacagtgagacaaccacacatCACTTCAATGCACTGGTCCTGTATTCCGAATAACTGATCTGCCACCTTTTTATATGGGGGGGGTCTACGTGCGCGTAATTT
Protein-coding sequences here:
- the LOC115138764 gene encoding proton-coupled zinc antiporter SLC30A2-like, which translates into the protein MDSQKHRLVEDDTTTYSMPLLGSFPGSEHDKCPSPTAETGDRTAAAVWWHPVTATGHCHENDRASWTESREKQLAKRKLIIASVVSLVFMVGEVIGGYAAHSLAIMTDAAHLLTDFGSIMVSLFSLWVSSRPPTKTMNFGWHRSEILGACLSVLSIWAVTGVLVFIAVQRILNDDFEIHSQIMLITSGCAVGVNILMALILHQSSHSHGPSYHRPHDNTVNLSHGHSHGLPGGHGNTSVRAAFIHAVGDLLQSLGVLLAATIIHFWPQYKIADPICTFMFSIFVLGTTVTILKDVFRILMEGVPKGIDFNTVREMLLSLRGVKTTHNLHMWALTLSQSQLSVHVAIEEDASPQQVLMDATKLLQSEFGFSSITIQVEQYAEEMIYCMQCQDPTD